A segment of the Entelurus aequoreus isolate RoL-2023_Sb linkage group LG23, RoL_Eaeq_v1.1, whole genome shotgun sequence genome:
TGACGATCAATATCTTGAATTGAGAGTTAGTATTAAAACATACAAATCTGGACTCGATGGTATCGTTATTTCAGTATTTGGTAACCGTTACAAAATACAATGTGTGAACAGAATAATTACAATTTACACATATAACTATTGGTAaggattattctgaaatattggccaATATTGTTTTATAGTATATAACTCCCAAGGTATTCCCATATTACAATAATTTGACTCTGATATCACTACTTTTGAGTGTTCCCTAATCTAAAGAACTTTGTAGAATTGTAATACTACAGATTAAAAAATACACTAATAGATAATAGTaaaatgtatacatgcatgtcaaAGTGAATATAGAATACTTCATTTGACCAAACTGAGATTTTGCTTTAAACTTTTGTCTTGTTAGCTATGTAGTTGTAGGAATTGGAAAttgttgtaaaaaatatatatatctagtaTACATTTATGTACAACTGTGCATGACATAAAGCGACATTTTTGTGGCTTTTTAATTGCTTTCCATTATAAAATGTAACAGCAAAACGGCCACCCATTTATTTTTAACGGGTATCACGTGACTATAACTGTTGCACTACCGCGCATTCTTCAGACCGCCTCCCAGTTTAAAACGACAACAGCCAATCAGAAAACGGCGTTGTCACAGTCAAATTTGCATGACATTACTACAAGAGCACAGCAGGCGCACTTCAGGTTCATTCGCTTGTCGAACCTCAATCACAATGCCAGAACCACAAGCTAAGGCTGCACCCAAGAAGGGCTCCAAGAAAGCCGTCACCAAGGCTGCCGGCAAGGGCAAAGGAAAGAGGAGAAAGGCCAGGAAGGAGAGCTATGCCATCTACGTGTACAAGGTGCTGAAGCAGGTCCACCCTGACACCGGCATCTCGTCCAAGGCCATGAGCATCATGAACTCCTTCGTCAACGACATCTTCGAGCGCATCGCTACTGAGGCTTCTCGCCTGGCTCACTACAACAAGAGATCCACCATCTCTTCCAGGGAGATCCAGACTGCCGTGCGTCTCCTGCTGCCCGGCGAGCTGGCCAAGCACGCTGTGTCTGAGGGCACCAAGGCTGTCACCAAGTACACCAGCTCCAAGTAAATTGTTCTCTCAATTTACACAACCAACGGCTCTTTTCAGAGCCACCCACATTCT
Coding sequences within it:
- the LOC133640994 gene encoding histone H2B 1/2-like; this encodes MPEPQAKAAPKKGSKKAVTKAAGKGKGKRRKARKESYAIYVYKVLKQVHPDTGISSKAMSIMNSFVNDIFERIATEASRLAHYNKRSTISSREIQTAVRLLLPGELAKHAVSEGTKAVTKYTSSK